The genomic DNA GCGCAACTCTTCGACTCGCCCGCCGCCCCCGACCTCTGCGTCATGCACTCGGCCGCGCACAACTGGGAGGACCAGGGCGGCCACCGCGGCGAGCACGGATCCATCGGCATCGTCCAGGCCCGCGCGCCCTTCCTCGTCGCCGGCGCCGGCGTCGCGGCCCGGGGGATGGTCCCGAGCGCCTGCCGCCTCATCGACATCGCCCCCACGGTGCTGCGCCTCGCCGGTGCCGGGCCGGCGCCCGAGAGCGTCGGCCAGAACGGCCGCGCCCTCGCTGGCGGCCTGCTGCGCCGCCAGGACGGCCGGGTCCTCGACGACCTGATCGACGACGGTCAGGCGCCGCCCGAGCACGTGGTCGGCATCCTCTGGGACGGCACCAACGCCAACGTCCTCTACGACCTCGTGGCGAAGGGGATGGCCCCGAACGTGGCCCGGCTCATGGCCATGGGCACCACCTACGCCCACGGCGCCATGTCGTCGCTGCCCACGGTGACGCTGGCCAACCACACGTCGATCCTCACCGGCGCCCAGCCGGGGCACCACGGCATCCTCCACAACGCCTGGGACTGCCGCGCGTTGAGGTGACACGGGTTGTCAGGCGGCGGTTGCCGTCTGTGGGGTCATGATCATCTCGAACTCGATGGGGGTCAAACGTCCGAGCCGGGCCTGGCGGCGACGGTGGTGGTAGGTGCGTTCGATCC from Acidimicrobiales bacterium includes the following:
- a CDS encoding alkaline phosphatase family protein, whose protein sequence is MTMLEDAALDDPAKAAARAALLDPALSPIVDMVFSVEGPADAPVYEAASADGSVHFTRDVDGDAWAFTVVDVEGHDPLGDQATDRFAGLADERAVPFPDRTANAYPYAFEQVAQLFDSPAAPDLCVMHSAAHNWEDQGGHRGEHGSIGIVQARAPFLVAGAGVAARGMVPSACRLIDIAPTVLRLAGAGPAPESVGQNGRALAGGLLRRQDGRVLDDLIDDGQAPPEHVVGILWDGTNANVLYDLVAKGMAPNVARLMAMGTTYAHGAMSSLPTVTLANHTSILTGAQPGHHGILHNAWDCRALR